One window of the bacterium genome contains the following:
- a CDS encoding inositol monophosphatase, translating to MANATSISRLRDTLQKTVLQSGRLLKRKLSDQRSITFKSEIDMVTEMDQQVEQHFVKTISKNFPDHEILSEELIEASGQSFPEKPASRGRYRWIIDPVDGTTNYAHRFPHFSVSAGIEHQGKMIMGAVYNPMLNEFFYAEKGKGAWLNTKPIRVSKTKIMRQALLATGFPYDLKISTLNNFREFFYFSRHCQAIRRAGSASLDLCDVACGRFDGFWEYKLKPWDVAAAALIIHEAGGRITNLQGKTLTIYGGTFLASNRILHSDLVQMMRKADQATITLGK from the coding sequence ATGGCAAATGCAACCTCAATCAGTCGATTAAGAGATACATTGCAAAAAACCGTACTTCAATCAGGTCGTTTGTTGAAACGGAAGCTTTCCGACCAACGCAGCATTACCTTTAAAAGCGAGATTGATATGGTCACGGAAATGGATCAACAGGTGGAGCAACACTTTGTTAAGACAATTTCTAAAAATTTTCCGGATCATGAAATTCTTTCTGAGGAACTTATTGAAGCGAGCGGCCAATCATTTCCTGAAAAACCGGCATCCCGGGGGCGATACCGCTGGATTATTGATCCGGTGGATGGCACAACCAATTATGCTCACCGCTTTCCTCATTTTAGTGTTTCGGCCGGGATTGAGCATCAAGGCAAGATGATCATGGGAGCGGTATACAACCCCATGCTCAATGAATTCTTTTATGCAGAAAAAGGCAAGGGCGCTTGGTTAAACACTAAACCTATTCGTGTTTCAAAAACTAAAATAATGCGGCAGGCACTCTTGGCAACCGGATTTCCTTATGATTTGAAGATCAGTACGCTTAATAATTTTAGGGAATTTTTTTATTTTTCTCGGCACTGCCAGGCAATTCGCCGGGCGGGTTCAGCATCACTGGATCTTTGTGATGTGGCATGTGGACGTTTTGATGGTTTTTGGGAATATAAACTCAAACCCTGGGATGTGGCTGCCGCAGCATTGATTATTCATGAAGCGGGCGGCAGGATAACCAATTTGCAGGGAAAAACTCTGACGATTTATGGTGGAACATTTTTAGCCAGTAACCGTATTTTACACAGCGACTTGGTTCAAATGATGAGAAAAGCGGATCAGGCAACAATAACCCTGGGAAAATAA
- a CDS encoding methyl-accepting chemotaxis protein: protein MQWRRRNYIINKDFQFRYIGRVMFGIVVMALVIAFTVYYTTWVKIMDEFYNVPQIAAQFAPLFASVNQIMVLLLIIFMLTAAVISVFVSHSIAGPMYRFERSIEAIRAGDLTLNIGLRKGDEFKQLADLLNEMVQSLRSNLSTDRQMIEEMAGLISKIQKGGSSKSKVSPTLTKDLSKLSKILQQLQKDVQRFKLNH, encoded by the coding sequence ATGCAATGGCGGAGAAGAAATTACATCATTAATAAGGATTTTCAATTCCGGTATATTGGCAGGGTGATGTTTGGTATTGTTGTGATGGCGTTGGTGATTGCTTTTACGGTTTATTACACGACTTGGGTAAAAATTATGGATGAATTTTATAATGTTCCGCAAATTGCCGCACAATTTGCGCCGCTGTTTGCTTCGGTAAATCAGATCATGGTTTTACTCTTGATTATTTTTATGCTGACTGCTGCGGTAATTTCGGTTTTTGTTTCTCATTCGATTGCCGGTCCCATGTATCGGTTTGAACGATCGATTGAGGCCATTCGTGCCGGTGATTTGACCTTGAATATCGGCTTGCGAAAAGGGGATGAGTTTAAGCAATTGGCGGATTTGCTCAATGAGATGGTTCAATCATTGCGCAGCAACCTTTCGACTGATCGTCAAATGATTGAAGAAATGGCCGGGTTGATCAGTAAAATTCAAAAAGGCGGTTCATCCAAGTCTAAAGTTTCTCCGACATTGACCAAGGACCTGTCAAAATTAAGCAAGATTTTGCAGCAATTGCAAAAGGATGTTCAGCGTTTTAAATTAAATCATTGA